Part of the Vigna angularis cultivar LongXiaoDou No.4 chromosome 1, ASM1680809v1, whole genome shotgun sequence genome, CTCATCTAGTTACAAGTTTCAAACCCACACTTTCTTTTACCCCCCGCCATTTCTggactcttttcttcttcatgcacacacacataaatttaccattattaaatattattttataatatatattcgAAAATACTCATCCAAACATTAATCAAACGTGTTACTCATTCacttttaatatatcatttaaataattaatactcAATGGAATGGAATTATCTTTCTACCAATACTCAAAAGAATATTGTACTAGTTAACAGAATCTTATGTACCACAATCTTTCCTATCCAATAGATTGAGATACTGATCGTGGGAGAAAAAATGGAAAtactgtttattttatttattaattatttcttgtatcttttttttttattaaaagagggcaaaaagagagaatgaaacactgcataataaaaataaaattcttcaaataaaacaaaacttaaaacaaaagagaaaaaataaacgTTTTTTAAGTTACTTGATAAATTAAGAGTTTATGTTGAAATCGATAGTTAAATGCTTACacgataaaaacaataaataataaataaaaatattagcaatgaacataaataattaaatatgtattctaaaaataaaattaattcaatagTATTAAGATTTATATTTCGTAACATGTAATAGATAtctaaacaaaactaaaaaagaattgtgtaattaaaattgtgttaaaaaagtatttctaaaatataaataaacgaATCAACCAATTAAGAGAGAGAATGAAAAATCgtttaacaaaataatgattcatccaataaaacaaaatacaaataatcatgtattaaaaaaagagttttttaaattaatttaaattaaaactattttaataatttaaagtaaaGACAAAGACCCGACGATCCTGTTCAAGGATCATGTTGTAGTAGGTTTAAGAGAGATGTGGTGGTGAATAGGAGACTCTTGTGTGCGCAAGAATCGTGGAATTCCCTCCACCAGTTTGTTCACATTAACTAACCAAGTATATTCTCTCATAAGTATAATACCACTAAATCGTAATGGAAACTTAGGAAACGAATAATATTAACATTGCGGAGGGACCCATGATAAGAGATGTTAACAAAGAATTATTATCTCACACCTATAAATAAGTAAGTGCTGTAATAAACTAACATTAAATATTCCGATTAAAGATTCCTAAACTATTTCGCATTTTGTTTGGGATATAGGATAGAGATTTTCATAAAATCCACTCTCACACTTTACTCTAAATTTGTTTAGGTAAACTTGCGTACTTCAATTTCAAATCTTCATTTGTTTACGTTTTAAACTATtcgaaatatttattaaagacaATCCGATGTTTAAATCAAATTTGATTAGATAAGaacaaaatctcaaatttacattaaataaattcacatactttcttatctttgacttttatttatatattttgagatgAATTCAAAATTAGTGAATCTTTAACTACGATCCAATCATCGTCCAAGACCTTCTAAACAATGCTTATTCATAATTTAACgtgatatttataaataactgGTGTTAAAGTATGTCAGTTCGGTTTCCTCTCCTTTTTAATGGTTCGATTGAtgagttatttatttttgattCGTAATTGATAGATTGTTTGGCCGATCAAACTCCTCTCATGATCTCATCTTATTGGTTATCACCTAGTCATCTGATCATAGAATACacatattatttaaattcagcattaaaaatattatttgttttagagattaaaatttaattgtaattttgtttttaaaaaaaatattacgtAAAGAAATGAATTAATATGCGATGGGTTGGCTTAAGTGAGCGCGGCGAGATGTGGTTGGAAGCATGCGCAGAGCGCAGAGTGCAGAGTACAGAGAAAGATGAGAAGTGAGAAGTGgcaataagaagaaaataaagaagttggtGTGTGATGTCATGGTTGGGTTGGAACAAGAGAAATTTGGCAAGCGGCGGAGAAAGCTGCCCCGACCCAACCTTCAAGGACCACTAACACTCACTTCTTCACTCTCCCACTCTCTTCTCTTGCGCGTCCCCTTTccattctttttttctcatttaccCCAAAAATTTGTAACATCGATTTGATGCAAAACAACGTTGTCCTTTTGATTGAAAATGACCAAATGCAAAATTAGAAATGCCCAGAAATGATCGCTTACTAAGAACCCAACGTCAAACTATTGAATGGACAGCCACTGTCCCTTCATCTATGATTCTTGTAATAATTAAGACATCGTTTTAATCTTGCTTTACGTGATTATTTGTTCGAATTGCCTCGAATGGGATGAAGGGAAATAGTGTTAGTGATAATGTTCACTGAACTTTTGAtgcaattaagaaaaaaaagggttttTAAATCTGAATAATGATGAGGATGATTGACTAATAATTGTACTTAGGTAGCATTAATTGAGATTTATGGAGAGTACTGGCTGCGAAAGTAGATGCGCGTGGAGGGGCATGTTTGGATgaagaataataaagataaaggATGATGCGGTCCCTCCCATGCAAAATGGAGAGAGAGGAATGGGTGGAGTACTTTAATTCACCCATTAATATAAGATTTAGATGGGCAAAGATAGGATCACCAAACAATGCACCTCCCAACATTACTGCCTTTATTACATATGCTTATAAATTCCGTTTTTGGTTAatcaatttactttttatttattaaataagtatGTTTTTAATACGAATAACTGGCTATGGATGCTGTATTGTTTAAATTTACACTCGAATAATGTATTTCCTATTCTCTTATCATTACAACTTCGATTTTCTAATTAAGCTCACAAtttcatttgtaattttttatgttttcaacaTGCTCTTCATTTAAAGTTGTGTGTTTTGCtttcaattaacaaaaaatattgattttttatatttaatttaacattcacgtgtcttttaatttgttaagtAAAGGTACAATAAGagattatatttaaattgattaaagaGAATACTATgaaatatttaacaataataaataaatttgaacatGGATATTTTCTTATAAGTATAAAATTGAATGGATTTTTCTATATGGACTTTGCCCTCGTGGTATagataatcttttttttatcagatattataatctttttctatatttttgttttttttataaaaaaatatataaaattgaaatgacATTAAAGTCCTTGtgaaaaaaacaaacttacATATCTCTTCATCTGTTTCTTTCGTCGTTTGATTCCTTTCATCTTTTCCAACATCAACTGTGAAAAGCCTCCATCTATTcagattttaataataaaatagatatagattcaagtataaatatatatatatatatatatatatatatcgtaaTGTATATACACTTAAACAATAAttcaagtaaaataaatattaaaggaATAAAGTAATATGActtgtttgtgattttgttaAACAATAAATGTGTAAAGTGTGTAGGTGAAATACGAATGAGAAATTAGAGTTGAAACTTATTAAATCACCTCTCCTGcaataaataatgtattaattCATCCAGGTTCAATGTATAGCATTGATCACTCaatgatttaaatattaattattaagtaaatgagaataaattactttattataaatactacTCTTTGCGAGGTCTAAATAAACTTTGTAAattaaagatttaaagaatTTGTGATAAAGACATTTAGAAAATGTCAAGTTTCACTTTcaaagttttaatatattttttcgcACTGGACTTCAGTCTGtataatatacaataaataatagtttgatctcaagttataatttttatttaaaagttaaaataaaatatcacttaagcgagatatatttattttacgtAGTGTTTCGTCTTTTTGGTTATGTGAGGGAGTTCTAGGCCTCACTTAAGTAGTTTTTATAATCGTATAATTTTTTACCATTTTCGTTCTTAATATCATCTCAGTCCTAACTCCAAATTTAGCATAaggtttatgttttttaaacaCTATTAAGTATTTTAGGAAGTGTATCAAATTTACAAGTAgtgaatttttaatttcaagtatATAGTGAATTAATTAAAGGACTAACACGAGAAAGAGTTTAATGTAcatatgtatatttttcttcaattaaaataaaaaataaaagatggaAAGTGAAGTTCTAtacaaattgttgaagagtttataTGTATATTCTAGTTTGTAAATTGATAGGTGGATATTATAGTTGGATTTAATGAAACCCCTCACAACactcaaatttattttcaaattatatcgtggattcatttaattattgaaattttaatctcttaagtggttaaacataaattaagtgATTGCAAAAAACTCAATTCTTTAAAAGTGATCAATTGTATAGTTTAAGAGTTTAATTATTCCTAATTAAAATTAACCTACTTTTAAACTAAGCTACTACACATATGTGCCTTCCTCCTACCAACACTTTGGCTTTCTCAAAAAACCTTCCACGAACAACTTTTAAGTATGAATTTGTAGACTATAGGTTAAGTTTTGAGATTTGAatcgttttatttttttataaattaaaggagtttgattattgttatcattttttgtttatttacataatgaattttttgacatgattatttatttgttgGAAAAATTCAAAAGccatgattaaaaaaaatactccaTTTTATATCAATTACACCCTAAAACTAATGTTGAAACCATATCTCTGGGTGACATCTACTAGTAAAAGTTTTCCACAACCGCAATGTAAGCaggttaaattatattattgaataagCCGTGCTTGAAGAAACTTACGtatgttaaaaaaagttatcttCTTTTGCTTAATAATACACTTTGTTTAAATTGAAATGTAGACTAGACTGAATCTGaacacataatattttattaatttaaatatataaaaaatttaataaaacgaCTTTGAAGACTTATccaaaagtataaaatatatgcttaataataaacaaaattattgtcTTAGTGTAAACTCAACACACGTATCCTTTACGTCATTATTTATCCTTTAATagtatattttcatttttctctatgtagtatacatataatattaaaaaagtatgcTGAATTAGTCAACAACTTACATtgatttttaatgataaaaaaatctttgatttgattaattaataCAGGGAGAGGATGAAAAGTCTTAAAATAAATCTCATTTTTAAGATGATTATGtgaagttaaattaaatattatcttttaatattttatcaaaatcataaattaaaatttattttaatttgttatttatttagtatattATTCTACTAGTTATTTAATCTATccattaacattttattaatattttttcttacatttgaaatatatatacattgagatatatgtattaaaaatcTTACATTATCtgcaaataaaattaatttatattatataaataaatataaattttactttgtaagatgattttgaaaagtgaatttaaacttaaagttgattaacaaattcaataaaatagtgatgaatttttaatttctattatttttttaatcttacaacatttattatttataaattattgtaattaaagttattttttattaaaaataataagaaacatctattttaataaaaatgacattttttaaaaacattttgtcTGTATTTAGAAACGAAAGAAGTATCAGTTGTCAGATTTGttattttcctctctttttcttcctcacTGTAAACACCAGTGTTGACCAAACCTTTTTCCTTTAGAAAAGCACATTGTCCTCAAATCCAAGCCCACctacatttttttctattgaaTCTCACCTTCGGAATGTTTAGTTCTCACGTTTTGTATTACCATGGAATGCTGAGTTAAAATTATGACCACTTGATATTTAATAAACTCTATTTCggttttaagaataaattaaaaataataataaataaaatatttgatagttGATGTGTATGAATTATACAGTTATAGATAGTACAACAGAGCAGGTTCACCCTATTTATCTGTGTAGACATATAACAGAAGGGAATAACTGAGGTAGCTTTTGTTTAGGAAGACAACAACATTAGGATGCAGTATGAGGACCCACCAAACTCATCCAACACAACCCTACCCTTCTCACTCAAACCCATCTGAAAAAGCCTGTTTTTCACATTACTTACCAATCACTTCAATCTAGGGATTCGTTCCCTACAAAGATTTCCCTATTCCtttcccattttttttaaatcataaatttcGATTTCAAATTAATAACACATTTCACATTCATTTCCAATTTTAGTTAATCATTgacaaatttttctaaattaaatcaaaaaacaagttaagataaaaaaaagttatttggaaaactatttttctcttttatatatatttttaaaataattgctTTCCACAATTACACGGAACTCACAATAACAGTGCAaggaaataattaattattattattttacctttttaaccagttttattcaatgaaaaaaaaaggtaaaaggacaaattaaaaaaaaatgattttcagTAAAAGTAggacttttgtaaaagaaacaTGTCTATTATATATTGTTGTGAAAGATCAAGGTGTTAGCAAATGAAAGAACAACTCATGCGGCGGCTTGTACACAGTTAGTTTCATATATGAGGCAAAGGACGATCTTACTTTATTATGTTGTTGCAGCTGGTCCATGTTATGTGTACTTTGAGGttaatttcgtttttattataaactaaattttctaaaattttaccTATacacattattaattattattatgtaaaatgatacaattaaaatatattagtcATTAATCCATAAATAACGATGAAATAGAAACCTTTCATAGTCACTAAAActaattcattaatatttatgcaagtttaaaatatatattgtatgactaatttttattcaatttgagatgaatttttaatatgattaatttGAGTGattgtagaatttttttttaataattagaaagaAATAATTGAGGAAATATGGTTGATATTTTTTGCATTTAAATGAAGACTGTTTGGGCTGTATACCTGTATTAATATATCTTTCTGCATTGACCCACTACTCTTCATaggcagagagagagagagaggaagcaCTGGAGCAGCAGGCATATCAATGATGATCATAGCATGGAGGTCATCATCACCCCTATCTGATCTTCTATTTCTGAGGAAGTATATCTCATCTTTCTTCCTAGGTTGGTTTTCATGGTACTCTCATGTTGCCTTGTTAGAGCACAACACTGAGGAGAAACAGCTTCCACTTCCTCTCTAATTTAccatcttcatcaatttgcaTCCACAGCTTCACCATCAACATCACCACCACCTTCACCACCACTCTCATCCGACAACCACCTACCCTAATCTCATGTATTCCACTTTTCTTCCATTACGGTAAGATCTTCCACCTTTTCAATTATTTCACTTTCAAagaaccaaaatatatatactcaTAAGTCAGATACACATACCcacataaaatttcatttttttttcttcctttcttcagTTTCTAACTATCCGAGGGGTTATATTTCTTAGTTTTATTGTAGGATAATCAACCTTGATGAAAGCGCATCCCTCATAAACGGAAGGTGTTGCTGGGACATAGATTATCAAGAAGTGGAAGCAATATTTGAGTTTAATTTCATGATGGCTCGACAATTGTGTGAAGACAAATCCAAGGACATGGCTTCATCGACTGGTCTGTTCTACCCTGATGTGTCATCAAACATCCCAACTCTCCAACCCCATCTGATGAACCACATCCAAGGCTTTGTGACCGACCCAGAGATGTTCAACCTCACCACTGGCATGGAGATGATAGGGTTTTCCAAGAATCTTCATCCACACAGTGAAAGCAACGGGGTCATGTGGAAAAGTTTCTTCGGGAAACCAAGTCAACACGCGGGTCCTTCCTCTTCCAAAACTATGAACGAGTCTTCTTGCAATTTTTATAACCAGCACGAGTATAGTAATAAGCAAGACTTCACATCAGGGATTTCAGAAACAAGTAGCGAAAATTTGATAGTCGGTGGTGCTCATGATTCTGCCCCGTGGCAAGAGAACAGGCTAATGCTTGATGATTCTTCCTTAAGGTGCGTGTTCCCCTGTGAAGGTAACGAAAGGCCTAGTCAAGGTCTTTCACTCTCTCTCAGTTCAACCAACCCTTCGAGTATTGGGTTGCAATCTTTCGAGCTAAGACAAACAAACCATCATCAGCATCTTTCTGATTTTGTTTCGAGAGACGGGTATTTTGGAAAATCGGTCAATGCTCAACAACAGCAACAAGTGTTGCAAGACGGGTACATGAGTCCTAACAAAGCTGCAAATATTTATCAGGGACATTTTCTAATCAAGAACTCCAAGTTCTTGGTGCCTGCACAGCTCCTTCTGAACGAGTTTTGTAGTCTTGGAACAAAGGAAAATGATGTGCAAAAGCAGAAGCAGTCTCTAAAGAACAAGCCGTGGGAAGAGGGTAACAACGGTGGTGGTTCCTCAAAGAACCATTCTCTTGGCTCTCTAGAGTTCGTGGAGTTGCAGAAGAGAAAGACAAGGCTGCTATCGATGCTGGAAGAGGTACATATGTttcaaatattcttatttttgtttggcTTCATTTAAGAGATGAGTTTGTACTTGGGAAGGAAATATCTTTCGTGTGATTGTTCCACATAACATGGAAAAAGTGAGTAAAAACCATGCATTTACTTCAGTCGAATTACCCGTCACAATCCATGTTCTTAACTTTTCGTTGGTGTGGTTGATGGGATTGGGGTCTTTCCACTTTGATTCTTGAACTAATTAAGCAGCCGGTGCGGGCCTTTTCATCAATGGCAACTCGTGACAATGGAGCCTTTTTATTTATCCTCGCAACAAAACCTCCTAATGTTTTTGCCTTTTACCTTTTCATAGCAACTTCGCTTTCATTTTGTTTCTGTTACTTTAAAGAAAATCTTGCGAAGATTCATTCAATTCCAAGGTGGCTGTAACTTTCAAagtgaaatttatatatttactttttctttcacttGCCCACACTTTTTGTTGTCAAGGTTGATAGAAGATACAAACATTACTGTAACCAAATGAAGGCTGTGGTCTCCTCCTTTGAAGCAGTGGCGGGTAACGGAGCAGCCACAGTTTATTCGGCTTTGGCTTTGAGAGCCATGTCTCGCCATTTTAGGTGCCTGAAAGATGGAATCATGGAACAGATTCAAACCACCAGAAAAGCTATGGGAGAGAAAGACCCCGTTGCACCAGGAACAACAAGGGGCGAAACACCGAGGCTTAAAATCATTGACCAATCACTGAGACAACAAAGGGCCTTTCAACAAATTAGCATGATGGAAACCCATCCCTGGAGACCTCAACGTGGCCTTCCCGAACGATCCGTTTCAGTTCTTCGGGCTTGGCTTTTCGAGCACTTTCTTCACCCGTAATTCCTCTCTACTCTACTGTTGTCCTCTTCTTATTTTATGCAGTTCATCGCTATGCCTATatgatgaaatgaaattgaatataaaaagtaaGGTACAGAATAGATTCTACCAAGGAATAAATGTTCTCTCCAAATCAATAGACGAGAACAGCCATTGGCAGTAGATGGCAGCACAGTAGCGTATGTGTATAGAATCCGAATCAATGATTCGTGCCCGATAAAAAAACTATGtgaattgaaatgaaatttggTAACTTGTGTGCATCACCATTGAGATTCCATGTTTTGGTAGTTTGTCACTTTATTTTGAAtgatgttatttttgttttgtacattaaattataatcaCAATGTTTCGAATTGCCTCTTTCTCTCAACTACTACGTAGGGTCCCGTTTCCCCCACTACAGTTATCTCTAATCATTAATCAATTAGCAACTCCTACGAGCCATCGAAGGTCATATCAGTTTTAATTAATGCTTTGGGTGAAAaacctttgcaggtacccaagTGATGTCGATAAACACATCCTAGCCCGCCAAACCGGTCTCTCCAGAAGTCAGGCACGTGTGCATATGATTATATATCTTCACTTGATTTGCATTTGAATATTAACATTATCGTAACTAAATTAATCGTTGCTGTTGCATGCACGCAAGTTGAAAGTTGAAAATTAAtagattaattaattatctaataCGGTTTGGTGACACCGGCACGTGTGGCATTTGGGAGCAGGTTTCGAATTGGTTTATTAACGCCAGGGTGAGGCTGTGGAAGCCGATGGTGGAGGAGATGTACttggaagaagagaaggagCAACAGAACGACGTCGCATCGTCGGAGGGAGGAGGCACCAATCCCGAGGGTGATCAGAACGCGGCACGCCAGGATCAGAAGCCGACGCAGGCTCGGCTCCTCCGAATTGACTCGGAGATGTCGTCCATGGTGAGCAACACGGAGCAGAAAAACGACAGCAAGAGCGGAAAAAGCGTCCAAAATGACGAGCAAATGAATGAGAGCAACCATCCCGCGGAGGCGTTCGGGGCGGTGGAGCTTGACTTTTCGTCATACGCGCAGCAGTCCTCCGGCGTGGTCGGTTACGATGGTGACAGCGGGAACGAGAGGTTCCAGGGTGGCGGTGGGGGCGTGTCGTTGACGCTAGGGTTACAGCAGCAGGGTGAAAGCGGGGTGAGTTTAGCGTTCCCGCCAGCGACTCAAAGCTCGATGTTCTACCCACGGGACCATATAGAAGAGTGTCAAACAGTCGAGTACTCTCTTTTGGACGGCGAAGGACAAAACATGCCGTATAGGAATCTCATGGGGACACAATTGCTCCATGATTTGGTATGATATCATTAATCATATTATATACTCTTAATTCGATCATGGAGATGTCACCTAAGTATATATATGTTCTAGTTTTCGTgaaaaaattagttaaagtaGAAGGATTAGTTTTCAGTTTTAGTTAAAttagcttttatatatatagtac contains:
- the LOC108347616 gene encoding homeobox protein BEL1 homolog isoform X3 translates to MYSTFLPLRIINLDESASLINGRCCWDIDYQEVEAIFEFNFMMARQLCEDKSKDMASSTGLFYPDVSSNIPTLQPHLMNHIQGFVTDPEMFNLTTGMEMIGFSKNLHPHSESNGVMWKSFFGKPSQHAGPSSSKTMNESSCNFYNQHEYSNKQDFTSGISETSSENLIVGGAHDSAPWQENRLMLDDSSLRCVFPCEGNERPSQGLSLSLSSTNPSSIGLQSFELRQTNHHQHLSDFVSRDGYFGKSVNAQQQQQVLQDGYMSPNKAANIYQGHFLIKNSKFLVPAQLLLNEFCSLGTKENDVQKQKQSLKNKPWEEGNNGGGSSKNHSLGSLEFVELQKRKTRLLSMLEEVDRRYKHYCNQMKAVVSSFEAVAGNGAATVYSALALRAMSRHFRCLKDGIMEQIQTTRKAMGEKDPVAPGTTRGETPRLKIIDQSLRQQRAFQQISMMETHPWRPQRGLPERSVSVLRAWLFEHFLHPYPSDVDKHILARQTGLSRSQVSNWFINARVRLWKPMVEEMYLEEEKEQQNDVASSEGGGTNPEGDQNAARQDQKPTQARLLRIDSEMSSMVSNTEQKNDSKSGKSVQNDEQMNESNHPAEAFGAVELDFSSYAQQSSGVVGYDGDSGNERFQGGGGGVSLTLGLQQQGESGVSLAFPPATQSSMFYPRDHIEECQTVEYSLLDGEGQNMPYRNLMGTQLLHDLDAII
- the LOC108347616 gene encoding homeobox protein BEL1 homolog isoform X2, which produces MYSTFLPLRIINLDESASLINGRCCWDIDYQEVEAIFEFNFMMARQLCEDKSKDMASSTGLFYPDVSSNIPTLQPHLMNHIQGFVTDPEMFNLTTGMEMIGFSKNLHPHSESNGVMWKSFFGKPSQHAGPSSSKTMNESSCNFYNQHEYSNKQDFTSGISETSSENLIVGGAHDSAPWQENRLMLDDSSLRCVFPCEGNERPSQGLSLSLSSTNPSSIGLQSFELRQTNHHQHLSDFVSRDGYFGKSVNAQQQQQVLQDGYMSPNKAANIYQGHFLIKNSKFLVPAQLLLNEFCSLGTKENDVQKQKQSLKNKPWEEGNNGGGSSKNHSLGSLEFVELQKRKTRLLSMLEEVDRRYKHYCNQMKAVVSSFEAVAGNGAATVYSALALRAMSRHFRCLKDGIMEQIQTTRKAMGEKDPVAPGTTRGETPRLKIIDQSLRQQRAFQQISMMETHPWRPQRGLPERSVSVLRAWLFEHFLHPYPSDVDKHILARQTGLSRSQVSNWFINARVRLWKPMVEEMYLEEEKEQQNDVASSEGGGTNPEGDQNAARQDQKPTQARLLRIDSEMSSMVSNTEQKNDSKSGKSVQNDEQMNESNHPAEAFGAVELDFSSYAQQSSGVVGYDGDSGNERFQGGGGGVSLTLGLQQQGESGVSLAFPPATQSSMFYPRDHIEECQTVEYSLLDGEGQNMPYRNLMGTQLLHDLFAVNNFRRCMMCCVDGVPMAKR
- the LOC108347616 gene encoding homeobox protein BEL1 homolog isoform X4, which encodes MYSTFLPLRIINLDESASLINGRCCWDIDYQEVEAIFEFNFMMARQLCEDKSKDMASSTGLFYPDVSSNIPTLQPHLMNHIQGFVTDPEMFNLTTGMEMIGFSKNLHPHSESNGVMWKSFFGKPSQHAGPSSSKTMNESSCNFYNQHEYSNKQDFTSGISETSSENLIVGGAHDSAPWQENRLMLDDSSLRCVFPCEGNERPSQGLSLSLSSTNPSSIGLQSFELRQTNHHQHLSDFVSRDGYFGKSVNAQQQQQVLQDGYMSPNKAANIYQGHFLIKNSKFLVPAQLLLNEFCSLGTKENDVQKQKQSLKNKPWEEGNNGGGSSKNHSLGSLEFVELQKRKTRLLSMLEEVDRRYKHYCNQMKAVVSSFEAVAGNGAATVYSALALRAMSRHFRCLKDGIMEQIQTTRKAMGEKDPVAPGTTRGETPRLKIIDQSLRQQRAFQQISMMETHPWRPQRGLPERSVSVLRAWLFEHFLHPYPSDVDKHILARQTGLSRSQVSNWFINARVRLWKPMVEEMYLEEEKEQQNDVASSEGGGTNPEGDQNAARQDQKPTQARLLRIDSEMSSMVSNTEQKNDSKSGKSVQNDEQMNESNHPAEAFGAVELDFSSYAQQSSGVVGYDGDSGNERFQGGGGGVSLTLGLQQQGESGVSLAFPPATQSSMFYPRDHIEECQTVEYSLLDGEGQNMPYRNLMGTQLLHDL
- the LOC108347616 gene encoding homeobox protein BEL1 homolog isoform X1 translates to MYSTFLPLRIINLDESASLINGRCCWDIDYQEVEAIFEFNFMMARQLCEDKSKDMASSTGLFYPDVSSNIPTLQPHLMNHIQGFVTDPEMFNLTTGMEMIGFSKNLHPHSESNGVMWKSFFGKPSQHAGPSSSKTMNESSCNFYNQHEYSNKQDFTSGISETSSENLIVGGAHDSAPWQENRLMLDDSSLRCVFPCEGNERPSQGLSLSLSSTNPSSIGLQSFELRQTNHHQHLSDFVSRDGYFGKSVNAQQQQQVLQDGYMSPNKAANIYQGHFLIKNSKFLVPAQLLLNEFCSLGTKENDVQKQKQSLKNKPWEEGNNGGGSSKNHSLGSLEFVELQKRKTRLLSMLEEVDRRYKHYCNQMKAVVSSFEAVAGNGAATVYSALALRAMSRHFRCLKDGIMEQIQTTRKAMGEKDPVAPGTTRGETPRLKIIDQSLRQQRAFQQISMMETHPWRPQRGLPERSVSVLRAWLFEHFLHPYPSDVDKHILARQTGLSRSQVSNWFINARVRLWKPMVEEMYLEEEKEQQNDVASSEGGGTNPEGDQNAARQDQKPTQARLLRIDSEMSSMVSNTEQKNDSKSGKSVQNDEQMNESNHPAEAFGAVELDFSSYAQQSSGVVGYDGDSGNERFQGGGGGVSLTLGLQQQGESGVSLAFPPATQSSMFYPRDHIEECQTVEYSLLDGEGQNMPYRNLMGTQLLHDLVLIMRMPHLFWNLNLQLVDSTLYYYFFFLLH
- the LOC108347616 gene encoding homeobox protein BEL1 homolog isoform X5; this encodes MMARQLCEDKSKDMASSTGLFYPDVSSNIPTLQPHLMNHIQGFVTDPEMFNLTTGMEMIGFSKNLHPHSESNGVMWKSFFGKPSQHAGPSSSKTMNESSCNFYNQHEYSNKQDFTSGISETSSENLIVGGAHDSAPWQENRLMLDDSSLRCVFPCEGNERPSQGLSLSLSSTNPSSIGLQSFELRQTNHHQHLSDFVSRDGYFGKSVNAQQQQQVLQDGYMSPNKAANIYQGHFLIKNSKFLVPAQLLLNEFCSLGTKENDVQKQKQSLKNKPWEEGNNGGGSSKNHSLGSLEFVELQKRKTRLLSMLEEVDRRYKHYCNQMKAVVSSFEAVAGNGAATVYSALALRAMSRHFRCLKDGIMEQIQTTRKAMGEKDPVAPGTTRGETPRLKIIDQSLRQQRAFQQISMMETHPWRPQRGLPERSVSVLRAWLFEHFLHPYPSDVDKHILARQTGLSRSQVSNWFINARVRLWKPMVEEMYLEEEKEQQNDVASSEGGGTNPEGDQNAARQDQKPTQARLLRIDSEMSSMVSNTEQKNDSKSGKSVQNDEQMNESNHPAEAFGAVELDFSSYAQQSSGVVGYDGDSGNERFQGGGGGVSLTLGLQQQGESGVSLAFPPATQSSMFYPRDHIEECQTVEYSLLDGEGQNMPYRNLMGTQLLHDLVLIMRMPHLFWNLNLQLVDSTLYYYFFFLLH